A single genomic interval of Mucilaginibacter boryungensis harbors:
- a CDS encoding lmo0937 family membrane protein, with translation MRSLLYIIAVILIIGWALGVFLYSAGGLIHVLLVIAIIALLLGLIRRSTAV, from the coding sequence ATGAGATCACTATTGTATATCATCGCCGTTATCCTCATCATCGGGTGGGCATTAGGCGTATTTTTGTATTCAGCCGGGGGCTTGATACATGTATTACTGGTTATTGCCATTATCGCGCTGCTGTTAGGCCTTATCAGAAGGTCGACCGCTGTCTGA
- a CDS encoding TolB-like translocation protein, whose amino-acid sequence MKKLIAALSICVALALTTQAQIGRRFPSEKKIVKDPVTGTMLTFLTSTPAGDAKIYQTHPQWTSDGQWLVFRSGRARNEALAVNEKTGDIVQVTEGGYTGMLNLARKSMKLYLMRNPNPGARGGDLQIVEVDLAKVFANSKAGKMQPAATYQRVCGIVPANLRAGGDMALDANEDVLYFRIAGPEAAKHLAPDAKLEPAFGPRHMGAGPAGLMSMNVKDGSLKYVVSVPFQIGHVQVNPWVPGEIIFCWETGGKSPQRTWTVMADGTGLRPLYPEAPYEWVTHEAVITKDEVAIAIMGHRPIPGTGKTTVGTPVAGANPGQEADWGPSGTREKPTGLGIVNLRTREMVIIGQTPSGSGLWHVNGSGDGRWAVGDDFSRSIYLIDRHTREMLMLSTGHKPTATDHPHPTFSPDGTRIEIESAMLSADNKSMNICIIPVPESWLKRKY is encoded by the coding sequence ATGAAAAAACTGATTGCCGCTTTAAGTATTTGTGTAGCACTGGCTTTAACCACCCAGGCGCAAATTGGCCGCAGGTTCCCATCAGAGAAAAAGATAGTGAAGGACCCGGTGACGGGCACCATGCTCACTTTTTTAACCAGCACACCGGCGGGTGATGCTAAAATATATCAAACCCATCCGCAATGGACATCCGACGGGCAATGGCTGGTGTTCCGTTCGGGCCGCGCCCGTAACGAAGCACTGGCCGTGAACGAAAAAACAGGTGATATTGTGCAGGTAACCGAAGGCGGTTACACCGGCATGCTTAACCTGGCCCGCAAAAGCATGAAACTATATCTGATGCGGAACCCAAACCCTGGCGCTCGCGGCGGTGACCTGCAAATTGTAGAGGTTGACCTGGCCAAAGTATTCGCAAATAGCAAAGCTGGTAAAATGCAACCAGCCGCAACATATCAGCGGGTATGCGGTATCGTCCCGGCCAATTTGCGCGCTGGCGGCGATATGGCTTTAGACGCCAATGAAGATGTATTGTATTTCCGCATAGCGGGGCCTGAGGCCGCCAAACATTTGGCGCCCGATGCCAAACTGGAGCCAGCTTTTGGTCCGCGGCATATGGGTGCCGGTCCTGCAGGGCTGATGAGCATGAATGTGAAAGATGGCAGTTTAAAATATGTAGTATCCGTACCGTTCCAGATCGGTCACGTGCAGGTGAACCCATGGGTGCCGGGTGAGATTATTTTTTGCTGGGAAACCGGCGGTAAATCGCCACAGCGTACCTGGACAGTGATGGCCGATGGCACAGGCCTGCGCCCGCTGTACCCCGAAGCGCCGTACGAATGGGTAACCCACGAGGCGGTGATCACCAAAGATGAGGTGGCTATAGCCATAATGGGGCACCGCCCTATTCCCGGCACTGGTAAAACTACAGTTGGCACACCTGTAGCGGGCGCTAATCCTGGTCAGGAAGCCGACTGGGGGCCATCGGGCACACGCGAAAAACCGACCGGGCTTGGTATAGTGAATTTGCGTACCCGCGAGATGGTTATCATCGGCCAAACACCAAGTGGTAGCGGTTTGTGGCATGTCAATGGTTCGGGCGACGGGCGCTGGGCCGTGGGCGATGATTTTTCGCGCAGCATATATTTAATAGACCGCCATACCCGTGAAATGCTAATGCTGAGTACCGGCCATAAACCCACCGCCACCGACCACCCGCACCCTACCTTTAGTCCAGACGGTACACGCATTGAAATAGAATCGGCTATGCTATCGGCAGATAATAAATCAATGAATATCTGCATTATCCCCGTACCGGAAAGCTGGTTGAAAAGGAAGTACTAA